From the Spirochaetota bacterium genome, the window ATCCTCGATGAGCACGGGTATCGGCGCTGACGCCCAAGGATGGCAAAGGCTTGTGTTCCACTTCTGATCTTTCCCCCACGCCTCGAAACATGCCGTCGCGCCTTCGCGAAGCATATTTCCCCATGAATGTTCGTCGGTGCCGGTGAGAAGATCGTAGATGATATCGTGTGCGCTGTACCGCGAGAGTCCTTTGAGCACGAAATACGACATGTATACGCCGCAGGAGAATCGCTTTTTGCGCACGAGCGAGAGAACGTTCTCCGCAGCCTCGGCGGGGACCATGCCGATAAAAAGCGCAAGCGCGTTCGCGTGAAGCGACGCATGCACGGATGTCGTCGAATCAACGAAACATTTCATATCGGGGCGATAGAACGCATCATAGAACGCGGATGCGGTGCGAATGTCGTTCTCTTCGGGCGCAATGCCGAGTGCGTATCGTATCTCATTGAGGGATCTCTGCGCGCATACATAAAATGCGTTAAGAACGGTATGCGGGCCAGTACCGGGACCTTTCGGGTTCAGATCGAAATCATACCCGTCGCGAAGGTTCTCCGGCCAGTCGACGAGATTCCACTTATCGGCAACATTTTCCAGAAGTCCGTCCTCGCGCTCATAGCGTGCGAAATATCCGATAGCCTCCGCCGCTTTCGGATACATCGCTTCGAGAAAACCACGGTCGCCGGTGTGACGATAATACGTGTGAAGCTGCAGCGGCCACTGGAGCGAATAATCGGCTATCTCCTGCATGAACGACCCCGGCGCGACAGCCATAAGCCCGGGGCATATCCGCATCGAATCCGCAAAGTCGAGCATCGCTTTCTTATAGAGCCGTCCATCGCCGCCGGTGAGATAGAGATGCGAATGTGCTGTCACCGTAAGATCGCCGAGATACTGCCCTTTCTCGCGGCTCGGGCAATCAAGATAGAGCTCCTGCGCACCCATACGCACGCCATTCTTGCAGATGGCGAAAACGCCGTTAAGGGCATCGTCGTCCGAGGTGAATGTAGAAGTCTCTTCGTCGCACGGGTAATGACGCACGTTCGCGGAAAAGTTCTCCATCCGAACGTTGTTCGACGCTATCACTTCGACGTAGCGGAACGCCTTGTAATCGTAATAGGCAAGACGGTCGGGCGCACGCCCCGAAAGTGTCCATGTCTCCTGATACGTGCAATTGCAGCGCATGGCGAAACGCACGCTTCCGTCCGCATTGAGCTCCTCGCCGTGACGTATCTCGATAATATCCCCCGCTGAACCGTATGCATCGAACGTGAACTGTCCGGTGACCTCTTTGCCGAGATCGATGATGAAATGACCCGGGGAAACTTCCTTCACCGA encodes:
- a CDS encoding family 78 glycoside hydrolase catalytic domain — translated: MNDKHWTARWIRDIAFNGTDTIDVFHKQRTVHSMPEHRSDLKNRRMFVRRIFTLDAAASPYIDITADDHYKLYVNGTYIAQGPSPAYHFNYRCNRIDLSGALKPGANIIAVDVYYQGAINRVWQSGDYRQGLIAEVFNDGRCILGTDASWKYLVPLHSTGTTVGYETQYLENIDERLFPAGWTSLDFDDGNWLSASPHADDDHVLVMQETPVLSEYNVKPASVKEVSPGHFIIDLGKEVTGQFTFDAYGSAGDIIEIRHGEELNADGSVRFAMRCNCTYQETWTLSGRAPDRLAYYDYKAFRYVEVIASNNVRMENFSANVRHYPCDEETSTFTSDDDALNGVFAICKNGVRMGAQELYLDCPSREKGQYLGDLTVTAHSHLYLTGGDGRLYKKAMLDFADSMRICPGLMAVAPGSFMQEIADYSLQWPLQLHTYYRHTGDRGFLEAMYPKAAEAIGYFARYEREDGLLENVADKWNLVDWPENLRDGYDFDLNPKGPGTGPHTVLNAFYVCAQRSLNEIRYALGIAPEENDIRTASAFYDAFYRPDMKCFVDSTTSVHASLHANALALFIGMVPAEAAENVLSLVRKKRFSCGVYMSYFVLKGLSRYSAHDIIYDLLTGTDEHSWGNMLREGATACFEAWGKDQKWNTSLCHPWASAPIPVLIEDIIGLTPFSPGWTTIGFAPHIPDSMPDFFLTVTVPTAQLAVEWRKKKLSIAVDANDVSVSIVGKGVEFDQGGSISCSAHSHEESLCRMR